A single Orcinus orca chromosome 2, mOrcOrc1.1, whole genome shotgun sequence DNA region contains:
- the TUBAL3 gene encoding tubulin alpha chain-like 3 produces MEMLCLECISFDILGVILQDISTGGKQRECLSVHIGQAGVQIGDACWELYCLEHGIQPDGVVLDGRQDLQAHAKTEPMGASFDSFFCETRAGKHVPRALFMDLEPTVVDEIRAGRYRSLFHPEQLVSGKEDAANNYARGRYSVGPEILDLVLERLRKLAEQCSGLQGFLIFRSFGGGTGSGFTSLLMEQLSRDYSTKAKLEFSVYPAPRISTAIVEPYNTILTTHPTIEHADCTFLVDNEAIYDICHRKLDIEHPSYASINRLLSQAVSSITTSLRFEGALNVDLIEFQTNLVPYPRIHFPVTSFAPIISADNAHHEEPSVSDITAACFESSNQLVKCDSRLGKYVACCLLYRGDVVPKDVNTAIAAMKTRNSVQFVDWCPTGFKVGINGHPPRAVPGGDLAEVQRAVCMLSNSTAVVEAWARLGHKFDLMYAKKAFLHWYIREGMEEGEFVEAREDLAVLEKDYEEVGRSF; encoded by the exons ATGGAAATGCTCTGTCTTGAGTGTATCAGTTTTGATATTCTGGGTGTGATCTTGCAAGATATTTCCACTGGAGGAAAACAG AGGGAGTGCCTGTCTGTCCACATTGGCCAAGCTGGCGTCCAGATTGGGGATGCCTGTTGGGAGCTCTACTGCCTGGAACACGGAATCCAGCCAGATGGCGTTGTTCTCGACGGCAGGCAGGATCTGCAGGCACATGCCAAAACGGAGCCTATGGGTGCATCTTTCGATTCCTTCTTTTGTGAGACCAGAGCTGGGAAGCACGTGCCCAGAGCACTCTTCATGGACCTGGAGCCAACTGTTGTAG ATGAGATCCGTGCAGGCAGGTACCGCTCACTCTTCCACCCGGAGCAGCTCGTCAGCGGAAAGGAGGATGCTGCAAATAACTACGCCCGTGGTCGCTACTCTGTGGGGCCAGAGATCCTCGATCTGGTGCTGGAGAGGCTCCGAAAGCTG GCGGAACAGTGCAGTGGTCTTCAGGGATTTTTGATTTTCCGAAGCTTTGGAGGCGGCACTGGATCAGGATTTACGTCTCTCTTAATGGAGCAGCTCTCCAGAGACTACAGCACGAAGGCTAAACTGGAGTTTTCTGTCTACCCAGCCCCCCGGATCTCCACAGCTATAGTGGAGCCTTACAACACCATCCTCACCACCCATCCCACCATAGAGCATGCGGACTGTACCTTCCTGGTGGATAACGAGGCCATCTATGACATATGCCATCGCAAACTTGACATTGAACACCCCTCTTATGCCAGCATCAACAGGCTGCTGAGTCAGGCAGTATCTTCCATCACTACTTCCCTCCGGTTTGAGGGGGCCCTGAACGTGGACCTGATTGAATTTCAGACCAACCTCGTACCTTACCCTAGAATACACTTCCCCGTGACCAGCTTCGCCCCCATCATCTCTGCGGACAACGCCCACCACGAGGAGCCCTCTGTGTCAGACATCACAGCTGCTTGCTTCGAGTCCTCCAACCAGCTGGTCAAGTGTGACTCTCGCCTGGGGAAGTACGTGGCCTGCTGCCTGCTCTACAGAGGGGATGTGGTCCCCAAGGACGTGAACACGGCAATTGCAGCCATGAAGACAAGGAACTCTGTCCAGTTTGTAGATTGGTGTCCAACTGGATTCAAGGTGGGCATCAATGGTCATCCCCCCCGGGCAGTGCCGGGAGGGGACCTGGCCGAGGTCCAGCGGGCTGTCTGTATGCTGAGCAACAGCACGGCGGTCGTGGAGGCCTGGGCCCGCCTGGGACACAAGTTCGACCTCATGTACGCCAAGAAGGCGTTTCTGCACTGGTACATTAGGGAAGGCATGGAGGAAGGCGAGTTTGTAGAAGCCAGGGAAGACTTGGCAGTCTTGGAGAAGGATTACGAGGAAGTGGGGCGAAGTTTCTGA